Proteins from a genomic interval of Papaver somniferum cultivar HN1 chromosome 4, ASM357369v1, whole genome shotgun sequence:
- the LOC113271957 gene encoding ankyrin repeat-containing protein ITN1-like: protein MPLHLAVIKGHIDIVKEFVNVQPDLTRLLTSHGETILHLCVKYNQFEAFKIVEDEELLKSKDYEGNSVLHLAVALRHLQMINYLVESNKVEVNTLNGNGFTALDVILQCPAQSGDLLIGESTLRSFGAIRSTTTLLPSTIIATSSNQIEPVMIGSQTILSRPLNEKKIKKKVIMKKMNASEEEDDDDDFENNLDLRRDANSLMVVAVLIATMTFEAGLNPPGGDCVKLINTASSNCTINNSFFNRSTTFESQIFNGTEIGNFIKLPGFSYYVFELVDTIGFLSSLSVIVLIICGFPFKQSCLKWTLMVVMMIAMASVALLFMFWMYATNPNHYVIQSFPAFWFLLIVLLAVWQLFSFVIWLFKKFERVACKRPRVH from the exons aTGCCATTACATTTGGCAGTGATTAAAGGTCATATCGATATTGTTAAGGAATTTGTTAACGTTCAACCGGATTTGACTCGGTTACTTACGAGTCATGGTGAAACAATATTACATCTTTGTgtgaaatataatcagtttgaagCTTTTAAAATTGTAGAGGATGAGGAGCTTCTAAAGAGTAAAGACTATGAAGGAAATAGTGTGTTGCACCTTGCTGTTGCTTTGAGACACCTCCAG ATGATAAACTATTTGGTAGAGAGTAATAAAGTTGAGGTAAATACCCTGAATGGAAATGGTTTCACAGCTTTAGATGTCATTCTACAATGTCCAGCTCAATCAGGAGACCTGCTAATAGGTGAGTCGACTCTTCGCAGTTTCGGAGCTATAAGATCTACCACTACCTTGCTGCCCTCCACAATAATAGCTACATCCTCAAACCAAATTGAACCCGTTATGATCGGCTCACAAACAATCCTTAGCAGACCactgaatgaaaagaaaataaagaagaaagttATTATGAAAAAAATGAATGCAagtgaggaagaagatgatgatgatgattttgaaaACAATCTTGACTTAAGACGCGATGCAAACTCATTAATGGTGGTGGCTGTACTGATAGCCACCATGACGTTTGAAGCTGGATTAAACCCACCTGGTGGAGATTGTGTTAAACTAATCAATACTGCTAGTTCTAATTGCACAATCAACAATTCATTCTTCAACAGGAGTACAACTTTTGAATCCCAGATCTTTAATGGCACCGAGATAGGTAATTTTATAAAGCTGCCAGGATTCAGCTATTATGTTTTTGAGTTGGTCGACACGATAGGATTTTTATCATCGTTGAGTGTCATAGTTCTGATTATATGTGGATTTCCATTCAAGCAAAGTTGTCTCAAGTGGACATTAATGGTTGTTATGATGATAGCAATGGCATCCGTAGCTTTGTTATTCATGTTTTGGATGTACGCGACTAACCCCAACCATTATGTTATCCAGAGCTTCCCTGCTTTTTGGTTCCTATTAATTGTTTTGCTTGCAGTAtggcaattatttagttttgtgaTATGGTTGTTCAAGAAATTTGAAAGAGTGGCTTGTAAGAGACCTAGAGTACATTAA